The Spirochaetota bacterium DNA window GACGGCACCGTGCTGTTTTCGCGGGAATATCCGGCCGAGGCGTTTCTGGACGCCGCCGTGAGGGACAACCTGCTTTTCCTGCGCGGGTCCGATAACGTGTTCTGCTACGGCCTTCGCGGCCTGTAGCGCGCCCCCCGGAGCGGCCCGGGCTACAGGAAGATCATCATCACGATAAATCCAGCCAGGGAAATGAAAGCCGATATGACAAGGGAAAGGCGGAATTTGTCCGACTTTCTCTTGTTCCTCATCGAGTTCATTATCATGCCCCAGACGCAGAGCAGGAAGTTCAGGAACAGCAGCGCCTTCGCCACGATGACCCCGGCGCTGAAGTCGATCATGGTCTTCCTTACCGTATTATAACTGCCGCCCGACGGATGTACCATCTGATAGATGATGAAGGCAACGAAGATCACGATCCACGAGACAACGCTGGAAATGGTGATCATCCTGACCATGGTGTCGGGTCCGCGCCTGCGGTTTTTTATCTTTGCCATAAGCCCCTCCACAGAGTAATCCGGCCGGAACCGTATAAAGCCTCCGGCCAATGTTGATATCCGGATGAGGATATGTTCATTAATGGCATGTATATCCCTATTATACGGCATAAGGAAGAATTATCAAGTTTAATTTTAACTGGGCCTGTCGTTCTCTTCCAGGAGGAACAGGGCGTCGGCGGCCGAGACGGTCCCCTTGTCTATCTTTGCCGCGAGGAACCGGAGATTTTCGGCGAAGGCACTTCTCTCCCTTTTAATGGCGCCCTCCATGAGGATCCGCGTCTTCTCCAGGGCCGCGGCAGTCGCATGGCGCCGCTGCTCCTCCGTGAGGGGGCCGCCGCAGGCTAGGAGCTTCGCGATCGAGTAGACCCTGAATCGGTCCATGGCCGGGTAGCGGCCGGAGAGCTGGTCCTCGTGGCCGCCGTGGCGGACAACAAGCTTCTCGGGGATGAACCCGACCCATTCGCGGGCGGTCACCCTGAGCCAGAGGTCGTAGTCTTCGCAGGCGGGCAGGTCCTCGTCGAAGGGCCCGTACCGCTCGAAGCAGCGCCGCGACAGGACCGTGGCGGAGGGGCTGATGAGGCAGAGGCCGAGGGAATCGGCGAAGATGTCCCCCTCGCGCTTCAGGTGCCGGAGGCGCGGGTTCACCGGGCGCCCCCAGCGGATCCATTGCTCGTCGGTCTGGTGGATCGTCACCGCGGGTTTGCTGCCGATGTAGGCCGCCTGGCGCGCAAGCTTATCCGGGAGCCACCGGTCGTCCGAATCGAGAAAGGCCAGCCAGGGGCCCGAGGACATCGCCACGCCGGCGTTGCGCGCCGCGCTCACGCCGCGGTGCTCCCGGCGCGCGTAGGCGATGCGGTCGCTGTATTCGTCGGCAATGGCGGGCGTCCCGTCCGTGGACCCGTCGTCGACGACGATGAGCTCGAAATCGGCGAAGGCCTGGCCAAGGACCGATTCAATGGCCTCGCGGACGGGCCTGAATCGGTTGTATACCGGGATAATAACCGAAAAGAAAGGCATGGCGGAAAGAGTGTACCGTTCCGGCGGCGGCCCGTCAAGTATATTATTGCCTCGACTTTGCCTGTCTCGCCTCCTCTCGACGAGGGTCGAAGAAAGAAAAATCTTGACGCGGCTGAACAGGTATCATTTATGTTGGATAAACAACCAAAAGTCTTTGTTGCGCTGCCTTCTTGATATTAAGCGCCATGCGTATCTTCTGGGGGATATTATGGTACAATACTTCATCCGTTTTCGCGCGATTATTCTTCCGGCCTTAGTTGCCGCCGCTCTTGTTGCCGCCGCTGCAACGCCCCTCCTGGCCACCGGGGTCGGATTCTACGGAGGCGCCTCACTGGGACGTCAGTTCTGGGAGAAAAAGTCCGGTCATGAATGGAGCGCCGGCGGCGGCCTCGTCGTGGACACCGCCGTTGCCAGGGACAAGCTCTTCAACTACCGTTTTACCCTCGGCTGCGACCAGGAGAACGGGTTCCAGTATATTGATAAGCCCGTGCCATATACGTTCCGGCTGATGACCATGAATTCCGGGCCTACAACGTTGACCATGGATCAGACCCGGTCACTGTTTTACAAGTCAAAGCAGCAGATAAAGCCCCTTTCGATCAAAATGTCCCACGCCTTCGGTTTCGGCGTCCTCAGGACGCAGATCGTGCGGCTCTGGCTGGGGCCGGAACTGTCTGTTTCGGGAATGATAGACAAGACTTTTAACGTGAAAAGGCTTTGGGGCATTCGGGGCGGCCTTGGCCTCATCCTGGGGTTGAACATCAACCCGGGCGACCTGGTCACTCTCTCGTTTACGGCAAGCGGCCGCGCGGAATACGCCTATAGGTGTTCCTCCTATAAAAAGTACTCGATCAGCTATACGACAACGACGATGACACCTCCGGGAACGATGCCTTTTCCCGCAATAATGCCGTACGGGGATGAAAAGTCGAGGCCCGTCAGTAAGAAAGGCCTGAAGGACAAGGGCTTCAGGTTCGGGGGGCAGCTCAATGTCGCCATACTGTTCAGGGTGGGCGATAATTATACCATGACGGAGAAGGCCCCGGCTGCGGAGTAGGTGGGATGGGCCGCCTCCTTATCGAGGGTTATTCCGCTGTTGATCGGCTTTCATCATTCTACAAAGCCATGATTTATTTCTATCAATCCCCTTGATTATGGATGTGACAAACGTCAGTGTGGCTGTATAATTCCGGGTGGCGGGAGTGATGATAGGGGACAGCCGATTTTGCTCTGGACCGGCTGGAATCCAATCCGGTGCATGCTACTTCAGTATCACCAGCGCGTCCACCGCAACGGGCATGCCCTCGCTGATGAGGAGCGGATTGATGTCGATCTCGGCGATCTCATCATTCTCGAGGCCGATCCTTCCGAGGCTTACGAGGATCCGCGCCATGACTTCCCTGTTTACCGCCGCTTTGCCCCTGAAAGCGTCCAGGAGCTTTCCGCCCCTGATCTCGTCCATCATGTCAAGGGCGTCCCGCGTCTTCAGCGGGGCGATGCGAAAGGAAACGTCCCTCAGGACCTCGGTGTAGATGCCGCCGAGGCCGAACATCACGCAGGGGCCGAACTGCGGGTCGCGGATAAGGCCTGCCGCGAACTCGCGGTCGCCATTGATCATCCGCTGCACAAGCACACCATCAAGGTGCCCCTGGCCGCGCTCTTCAATGGCCTGATGGGCTTTTCTGAGGGCATCGTCGCCGTCGATTCCCAGCTCGATCAGCCCGCGCTCGGTCTTGTGCGTGATGGTGCGCGAGGACCCCTTCAGCGCCACCGGGTACCCGATCCCCCGTGCGATGGAGAGCGCTTCATCGAGACTGCGCGCCACTTTTTCCCCGGTTATCGGGATCGAATAGGACCCGAGGATACGCTTTGATTCGTATTCATTGAGGGCCCTGTCGCCCCTTCGCATTGCTTCCTTAATTATTTCATGACATCCAGCAGCCATGGGTGTTTCTGACTCGGTTCCAATGTTTTCCGCATGGTTCCCCGGCGATGGTTCCGCTATGACGGTTTTGCGCCGGTGATACTTTGAAACAGACGCTATGGCGCGCAGGGCGTTCTTCACGTCGTCATACACGGGAATGCCCGCATCGAGAAACACGCTTCTGGTCTCGCGGGCTATTTCTTCGAGGTCCAACGCGTCCACTTCCTGCCGGTAGTTCGGCATCACCAGCACCACGGGCTTGCCAGTGATTTCCCTCACTTCGCGGCACACCCCGGCCAGCTCCGCGGCCGGGACGAAATCCTTGATATTTTTCACGCCCATGACGTCCTTCTGGGCCTTGAAGTGATAGATGAGGAGCACCAGGATATGGATGTCGATATTCTCATCCTTCGACGCGTGGAGCAGGATCTCCCTGATATCCTTCGGCGGCACGAAGGGATTGGCAACATCGATCGGGTTGGCGGCGCTCGATCCCGGCTTCGGGAGCAGTTCCAGGATCGACGCCTTCAGGTCTTCGCGGAGCGGGGGAATGATCAGGCCGTAGAACTCGGCCGCGTCGGCAGCCGCTATGCCGAGGGCGCCGCCGCCGCCCACGATGGTGCAGCCGTGATAGGAACGGGCGGGGACCATGGAAAAGGCGAGGGAGGCGTCGGCCATCTCTTCTATACTTTCTACCTGGAGGGCGTTGCATTGCCTGAGGGCCGCTTCCCATATATTTTTTTTGCCGCCCATGGATGCGGTATGGCTCGCGGCGGCGCGGCTCCCGGAATCGGAGAGTCCGCCCTTGATGACCAGGACCGGCTTCTCCCTGCCCGCCGCCTCCAGGGCCGAGAGAAACCCGGGGCCGTCGTCCACTCCCTCGAGGTAGAGGCCGATCACTTTTGTATCAGCGTCCCCCGTGAGGTAGCGCAGCATCTCGGTCTCCCTGAGGTCGCAGCCATTTCCGAAGCTGACGACCTTTGAAAACCGTACGCCCCGCCACGTGCCCATGAGACTTAAGTCCACCGCATGGCCCCCGCTCTGTGAAAGGAAGGCGACGCCGCCGGGCTCCCGCGAGAGGTTCGGACCGGGCATGAGGGTCTGCCCAGATTTCGGGCAGTAGATGCCGAAGCAGTTGGGCCCGAGGACCCTGATGCCCCGGGCCGCGATGGCCCGCAGCTCTTCCTCGAGGGCGGCTCCTTCGGGGGTGCCGATCTCCTTGAAACCGGAGGAGAGGATCTCCACGCCGGCGGCCCCTTTCCTGCGGCACGATTCCACCGCCGCGGGAACGTCCCGGGCCGGGACGGCGATAATGGCGAAATCGATGGTCCCGGGGATATCCTCTATCGTGGGGTAGCTGTTCAGGCCTTCCGTAACGATACCGCGCTTGTTCACGGGATAGAGCGTTCCCTCGTATCCGATGACAAGATGGGAGCGGAGGATCATCCTGCCGAAGCTGAATCCCCCCGACGCGACGCCGACAACGGCGATGCTCTTCGGGCTGAACATCCTGTCGAGCTGTTCGTGGGTGTTCGGTTCGTTCCGTTTATCCATAATCCCTCCGGTTAAAAAGCGCTTGACGAGCGGCGGCGCTTTACTTATAACATACCATACCGTATGGTATGGAGGCGTTATCTTGTCAAGTAAAAAAGACGCGAAAATGATATGGCTCGATGAAGGATTGAAGATACTGGAAACGAAGGGGCCCTCGATGCTTTCAATAGATAGCCTGACCCTGCGCACGGGGAAAACCAAGGGGTCGTTCTATCATCATTTCAGCAGCCGCGAAGCGTACATTAAAAGTCTCCTCGAGTATTATGAGAGAATATCGACGCTGGAGGTCCTGGATGTCACCGGCGGCGGCGCCAGCCCGCGCACCGGCCTGAAAATGCTTACGAAACTGACCTTCCAGCTATCGGGAGGCCTGGAGCTGGCCATCCGCGCATGGGCGCTCTATGATCCGATGGTGAAGCGTTTCCAGGACCGCCTGGACCGCCAGAGGCTTGAGCATATACGGGGGCTCCATGCCGCGTCCGGCATGGATGAGGATGCTGCGCGGACCAGGTCCTACCGCGACT harbors:
- a CDS encoding glycosyltransferase — protein: MPFFSVIIPVYNRFRPVREAIESVLGQAFADFELIVVDDGSTDGTPAIADEYSDRIAYARREHRGVSAARNAGVAMSSGPWLAFLDSDDRWLPDKLARQAAYIGSKPAVTIHQTDEQWIRWGRPVNPRLRHLKREGDIFADSLGLCLISPSATVLSRRCFERYGPFDEDLPACEDYDLWLRVTAREWVGFIPEKLVVRHGGHEDQLSGRYPAMDRFRVYSIAKLLACGGPLTEEQRRHATAAALEKTRILMEGAIKRERSAFAENLRFLAAKIDKGTVSAADALFLLEENDRPS
- a CDS encoding acetate--CoA ligase family protein → MDKRNEPNTHEQLDRMFSPKSIAVVGVASGGFSFGRMILRSHLVIGYEGTLYPVNKRGIVTEGLNSYPTIEDIPGTIDFAIIAVPARDVPAAVESCRRKGAAGVEILSSGFKEIGTPEGAALEEELRAIAARGIRVLGPNCFGIYCPKSGQTLMPGPNLSREPGGVAFLSQSGGHAVDLSLMGTWRGVRFSKVVSFGNGCDLRETEMLRYLTGDADTKVIGLYLEGVDDGPGFLSALEAAGREKPVLVIKGGLSDSGSRAAASHTASMGGKKNIWEAALRQCNALQVESIEEMADASLAFSMVPARSYHGCTIVGGGGALGIAAADAAEFYGLIIPPLREDLKASILELLPKPGSSAANPIDVANPFVPPKDIREILLHASKDENIDIHILVLLIYHFKAQKDVMGVKNIKDFVPAAELAGVCREVREITGKPVVLVMPNYRQEVDALDLEEIARETRSVFLDAGIPVYDDVKNALRAIASVSKYHRRKTVIAEPSPGNHAENIGTESETPMAAGCHEIIKEAMRRGDRALNEYESKRILGSYSIPITGEKVARSLDEALSIARGIGYPVALKGSSRTITHKTERGLIELGIDGDDALRKAHQAIEERGQGHLDGVLVQRMINGDREFAAGLIRDPQFGPCVMFGLGGIYTEVLRDVSFRIAPLKTRDALDMMDEIRGGKLLDAFRGKAAVNREVMARILVSLGRIGLENDEIAEIDINPLLISEGMPVAVDALVILK
- a CDS encoding TetR/AcrR family transcriptional regulator — translated: MSSKKDAKMIWLDEGLKILETKGPSMLSIDSLTLRTGKTKGSFYHHFSSREAYIKSLLEYYERISTLEVLDVTGGGASPRTGLKMLTKLTFQLSGGLELAIRAWALYDPMVKRFQDRLDRQRLEHIRGLHAASGMDEDAARTRSYRDYSLYIGLLQLKHHHSDEGFRMLLKSIFSS